DNA sequence from the Lachancea thermotolerans CBS 6340 chromosome H complete sequence genome:
GACCAGCAGCGTGTGCCAGGCGGCCACATGGGAGGTGAGAAATACTGGGAAAGGCGGGTGCAAGGACAAGGGTTTTGGGGGAGCTCGCGCAGACGAGTGTGGTAGCCGATTGCTGCGGAGTCCCTCGCGGGCGCGCGTGTAGAGCTAGCTAACCGATCTTCCGTTGGCTAATAGCGTCATGCTAGCGTTGACCGAGGCTGGCGCGCGAGCACTACGGTACTTGCCGAAGGTTCATAGTCGTCGCTAGCAACTAGATGGTTAGAGGGCTTGCGGAACCCACGCATCTAACCCCGAAGTCCACGGTATCGAATCGGGCTCATGCACGTGATTTTCGTGTTATGTAAGCTGTAGAAAGTATTGCGCGCGCTGGTTGTGCCTGGGAAATGCAGTGGCTCTGGAGGACCGTTCCGTCACTGTCGTTTAACGATACCTGCAGGTCTCAGAGAAGTCTTTAGAGATAAACCCAGAGAATATGTGGCGGTGCATTCGGCGTGCATGTGGTGGAGTGTGGtgttgagaaagaaaaaacccGCCACTTGTACGAGGGCCTGAAGATTGTctctaaaaaaaaagatctAATCGCCGAGGGAAGGTGCCGACGTTCCTAGCGATGACCTGGTATTGTATTATGTAAGCGAGATTGGGCTTCTGCGGCGCTTTAATGGCTTAATGAAGGTTCTCTGCTCGCGCCGCGTTGCGAAATTCTCGCTCGCCGTCGCGCACGGGGCTTTACTGGCGCGGGCAGCGCAGGAAGAATGCAGGCAGCTTCGGCGCGTTGGAGGCATTTCTGGAGAGTGCGattgaagagaaaaagcctGTGGCGAAGACGCGAGGGAGCCAAATTCTCGAGCTAAGAACCGGTGGCTGAACCCAATTAGGTTAAATTGGTTTCTCTAATCATTATCTGCGTTGCGTCGGCGCTCTCGGAGCCACCGGCAGCAGGAGCTTTGTGAGCAGCGGCTGCCTCGGCTGTAACGCGGGTTCAAAGTTCGCTCTCTGCTTAGTATGTAAGAAAACTCTGAAATTCTTATTCTTCGGGATATTGCCGACAGCAGGAATAGGGCCATGTTAGATGCaaactctctttttgaatgtgCTACGGCATCCGGTTCGCAAAGCGCCCgcttcaaaagcaaggCCCCTGGCGGCAGACTCGACTGAAAGTATCGGGAAACTCGTTCGCAACAGTCCTCGATGTGATTTTCTCAATATCTGTCGTCGGGTTTCGAGGTTAGTTCACAGCCTAGCTCGCCTCAAGCGCTGATATCCTATAATAACGCAAAATGGCGCCCAAGCTGGTAATTTCTCGAAAACCCGCCTCGAGCGCGTCAGTCAGtcaaattttgaactttatGAGTAGAGAAAACTTCCGAAAAAAGAGgagcttcaaattcttctgGGCAGCGGTTCTGTACTCTTCAACCTACGCGCTCTCCTTTTGGGCTTCTTCACTTTTCGTTTCGGGCTCGCCGTCTGCGCTTCCCGCGCGCTCTTCGGTGTTGTGATCTCTGACATCATCATTCTTTGCTTCACTTTCTGACTCGTGCTCAGAGGTGTGCTCCACGTCGTGTCCCTCTGCATTGTTTGTTGTAGAAGTAGGCTCGTCTTCAGGCTCCTCTACTCTCATCTTGTCTTTTCTCACATAACCattgagcttcagcttgtAGTTGGTGAAAGTGTGGACCGGGATGCTCGATTCAACTTTTTGCCATTGGAGCGCGGGGTAATTGACAGGAACTTCGGGCTCGGGCTCTTCCTTCGGTAGCTGTTTGCTATCCAGCTTTGACTCCTGTGTTTCTTGTGACATTGTTTCTGTTAACTTAGCCTTCTCTGCAACAGCTGCTAAAGTATTGGCGTTAGCGAAGTGAGACAAACACCTTGAGAAATTATTTCGTGTCAAGGTACTAACGGTGTTCTGAGTAACGAGTTAAACTGAGAGACAGGTTTGGATCACGTGCTTTGTAGCGAGTTAACGGGTTAAGTGAAGTCCTTCATCGCGAAGAGCGAAGTTGCGACAGCTAATTCAATAAGTATTACGAGCTCTGAGAATAAACTTTGGATGGCCCCATGCTCAGCAGAAACTAATTATCGAAAGTTGAGTTCAAGCATTAGCTTTTGCGAAACGCCAGGCCACAGAAAAGACGCCGTTTTTCAGGTTATCATGCAATGCGTGCAACGTTGTAAATTTACTAAAATGCAATCTTTGTAGCATCTTATCGCCAATGCCTGAACCCATATACAAGGGGTTCCAATCAGGTTTATCAATTTTTCTTGAGTATATTAAGTCATTTTTTTGACGTTTTTTCGCTGACATTCTCGAAATGGTTATCCCTTATTTAGAGATAGATGAAATTACAAGTAAAGGGTTGGAAGTTGCAGGATTCTAGAAAGGTTTATGAAGGGGCATAGTTATTTTTGTGAAAAGCGGAACTAATACACCTTGCGAACATATAGTGGTCATTAGCCAGTTCGTTGACAGAACCCGCAAGTTAGAAGGATCTGTATATCGTGTGGGTACTTAGCCACCTAACTGAAAAGACATTCAAGAGTAATTTTGTAATGTATTTGATTGAATGAAAATGCCGTATCAGCGATGCTCA
Encoded proteins:
- the IES4 gene encoding Ies4p (conserved hypothetical protein); its protein translation is MSQETQESKLDSKQLPKEEPEPEVPVNYPALQWQKVESSIPVHTFTNYKLKLNGYVRKDKMRVEEPEDEPTSTTNNAEGHDVEHTSEHESESEAKNDDVRDHNTEERAGSADGEPETKSEEAQKESA